A window of Chitinophaga sp. MM2321 contains these coding sequences:
- a CDS encoding DUF5458 family protein, which produces MAELQKNQALQDQQNGGQSSAPQEADLALHIEDLAKYGGFDLLEATVEGAQNLNPDRKARRNIFLTEAAKKAERDKLRKTLSLWEKVLSDATELPEMVDYCNEHAAEADRVLSNNLGEAVEGTRELEQAYRNVALFFKNTEADKIKNISFINVELEQLKDLDNTRFIDAIQTELVNNYDRLDLRSNYSLLVIPGYLGSNKVLEKWAKIAHENKTMLVTDFAHLDAPDDVMEMFELANLTGGEIHRSNVIMSCNWLVGRGKFEEVGEQDNLYVPPSGALAGKIYKTLMSQVTAGKKFGGMNEVDGVRFELKKSEIASLEKMGLVPMVKEYGKVMAFSAKTLFNGDNLGLQTYSVVRVFDFVTKVLMDFLNRRAFENFNANTRKDLMKQIIRFLDGITGPDKLIEDFNIRRFEQDPIQKDRIHLDIHLKPYFPAKNFLIKMEGQKGDDAADWDTTYEQDK; this is translated from the coding sequence ATGGCAGAATTACAGAAAAACCAGGCGTTGCAGGATCAGCAAAATGGGGGTCAGTCTTCCGCTCCGCAGGAAGCGGACCTCGCCCTGCACATTGAGGACCTGGCAAAATACGGCGGCTTCGACCTGTTGGAAGCAACCGTAGAAGGTGCGCAGAATCTCAACCCCGATCGTAAAGCGCGCCGCAATATATTTTTAACCGAAGCCGCCAAAAAAGCAGAAAGAGACAAGCTCAGAAAAACATTGTCCCTTTGGGAAAAAGTATTGTCTGACGCCACAGAACTCCCCGAAATGGTGGACTACTGCAATGAACATGCTGCTGAAGCCGACAGGGTATTATCCAACAACCTGGGGGAAGCGGTAGAAGGTACGCGCGAACTGGAACAAGCCTACCGCAACGTAGCACTGTTCTTTAAAAATACCGAAGCAGATAAAATAAAGAATATCTCTTTCATCAACGTAGAACTGGAACAACTCAAAGACCTGGACAACACCCGGTTTATTGATGCTATACAAACAGAACTGGTGAATAACTACGATCGCCTCGATCTGCGTTCCAACTACAGTCTGCTCGTGATCCCCGGCTACCTGGGTTCCAACAAGGTGTTGGAAAAATGGGCAAAAATTGCGCATGAAAATAAAACGATGCTGGTAACCGACTTCGCTCACCTGGATGCACCGGATGATGTGATGGAGATGTTTGAGCTGGCTAATCTTACCGGTGGGGAGATCCATCGTTCCAATGTGATCATGTCGTGTAACTGGCTGGTAGGCCGTGGTAAATTTGAAGAAGTAGGAGAACAGGACAACCTGTATGTACCGCCTTCCGGTGCATTGGCAGGAAAGATCTATAAAACGCTGATGTCGCAGGTAACCGCCGGTAAAAAGTTTGGCGGCATGAACGAAGTAGATGGGGTACGGTTTGAACTGAAGAAAAGTGAAATCGCCAGCCTGGAAAAAATGGGCCTCGTACCCATGGTAAAAGAATATGGAAAAGTAATGGCCTTCAGTGCCAAAACATTGTTTAACGGCGATAACCTGGGATTGCAAACCTATTCTGTGGTACGTGTATTCGATTTCGTTACCAAGGTGCTGATGGACTTCCTGAACCGCCGTGCTTTCGAAAATTTCAATGCCAATACCCGTAAGGACCTCATGAAGCAGATCATCCGCTTCCTGGATGGTATCACCGGCCCTGATAAGCTCATCGAGGATTTTAATATCCGCCGCTTTGAACAGGACCCTATTCAGAAAGATCGTATCCACCTGGATATTCACCTGAAGCCATACTTTCCTGCTAAGAACTTCCTGATCAAAATGGAAGGACAAAAAGGCGACGATGCTGCGGATTGGGATACTACCTACGAGCAGGATAAATAA
- a CDS encoding lytic transglycosylase domain-containing protein, with protein MKCLYLTGLFICLLPHISTAQQVDFCGETVPMERDFVSYRLMDIIKQNLRYQGYLPSLRLKAEQYFPVIEPILAQYQVPPDFKYLPIVESGLTNATSPVGAQGVWQIMPGTAAELGLSVGAGYDERNHLIKATHAACKLIRLLHTQLKSWTLAAAAYNAGSGNISRNIRRQGSSDYYQLMLNNETAQYIYKIIAIKQLFESPELYLPGFGYNVFNKSSSDGSVFSTPPAGNSHAKEFNTIRITIGKHAPKRTSVVYAARLERNASFRDGELVSLRLQDDLQASGVYIRKNALLSGKGWLVSNRVYVDLGFGNTVILCAADGKKGVPPDQLKTGADVQLLSRDAHISTSLMKMRYGNVLADFSSSWSNNSSLR; from the coding sequence ATGAAATGTTTGTATCTGACAGGATTATTCATTTGTTTGTTACCGCACATCAGTACCGCGCAGCAGGTAGACTTCTGTGGCGAAACGGTACCGATGGAAAGAGATTTTGTATCTTATCGCCTGATGGATATCATCAAGCAGAACCTTCGCTACCAGGGGTATCTACCATCATTGCGACTCAAAGCAGAACAATATTTTCCCGTCATAGAGCCCATTCTGGCGCAATACCAGGTGCCACCGGACTTTAAGTACCTGCCTATTGTGGAAAGCGGTTTAACCAATGCCACCTCTCCCGTAGGCGCGCAGGGCGTATGGCAGATTATGCCCGGCACCGCAGCAGAACTGGGACTCTCCGTAGGAGCAGGATATGATGAACGCAATCACCTGATCAAAGCCACACACGCAGCATGTAAACTGATCCGCCTGTTGCATACCCAGCTGAAATCATGGACACTGGCAGCAGCAGCCTACAATGCGGGCTCCGGTAATATTTCCCGGAACATCCGCCGGCAGGGCAGTAGCGACTACTATCAACTGATGCTGAATAATGAAACGGCGCAGTATATCTACAAGATCATTGCCATCAAACAATTATTTGAAAGCCCGGAGTTGTATCTGCCTGGATTCGGGTATAATGTGTTTAATAAAAGCAGCAGCGATGGATCTGTTTTTTCCACACCACCGGCAGGCAACAGTCATGCAAAGGAGTTTAATACTATCCGTATCACCATAGGTAAGCATGCCCCAAAAAGAACATCCGTTGTTTATGCGGCGCGGCTGGAGCGAAACGCTTCTTTCCGGGATGGAGAGTTGGTGAGCCTCCGCTTGCAGGATGATTTGCAGGCTAGCGGGGTATATATACGAAAAAATGCCCTGCTCTCCGGTAAGGGGTGGTTGGTGAGCAATCGGGTGTATGTGGATCTGGGTTTTGGTAATACGGTGATCCTGTGTGCAGCCGATGGTAAAAAGGGTGTACCACCCGATCAGTTAAAGACCGGTGCTGATGTACAGTTGCTCAGCAGGGATGCTCACATCAGCACATCGTTGATGAAAATGCGGTATGGAAATGTATTGGCAGATTTTTCTTCCAGCTGGAGTAATAATTCTTCTTTGAGATAG
- a CDS encoding GPW/gp25 family protein, whose protein sequence is MKGRYYKLPMDFSQILQKKDMAAVTLEESVSQHIHLLITTVLGENKDDPDYGCEWWDRDFDIKASNNEVKEQIETAVKLAVTRYEKRLGQIRVVAAVNQEELMLAPVHKMKKKIRVTISGTLTKNNNSFQYSSYFYISPLSYD, encoded by the coding sequence ATGAAAGGGAGATATTATAAATTACCGATGGACTTCTCACAGATCCTGCAAAAGAAGGATATGGCAGCCGTTACGCTGGAAGAATCCGTATCACAACATATCCATTTACTGATCACAACAGTATTGGGAGAAAATAAAGACGATCCCGATTACGGTTGCGAATGGTGGGATCGCGACTTCGATATCAAAGCCTCTAACAACGAAGTAAAGGAGCAGATAGAAACCGCAGTAAAGCTGGCCGTAACCCGCTACGAGAAGCGCCTGGGGCAGATAAGAGTGGTAGCCGCTGTAAACCAGGAAGAACTCATGTTGGCGCCGGTACACAAAATGAAGAAAAAGATCCGGGTCACCATCTCCGGAACGCTGACCAAGAATAACAATTCTTTTCAATACAGCAGTTATTTCTACATCAGCCCGCTATCGTACGATTGA
- a CDS encoding PKD domain-containing protein, whose protein sequence is MAPRKPENERKVNSFRPFGKIASHVDPMVLYTFLGLFVASLILLAFQMDVKEDCTNTNIVLSHKQHSTGKAYTVGEVITFHAESADKKSTDFTWEFGDSSANVAGPQVYHAFNKAGSYRVTLTSGKCSWNKEVIIVTGISETPVNTAADIFPVIEGPAEALAGRAVTFVNKTPNARSWSWRLVQDNAETHTNSSVTYTFSTPGERTLSLIINDDSSHMVLKHISVFPGKAAAPASDNYTPAPFPVDEPAAAPIPAAPEKPRVPAVSDDEFQYMLTQVTNKQKNAADFSKYLCDNLGARVLLNDKETDNFSHFCSRIYGKKKFKIEKVNLVKDENGCVKEIRIMYDKKGFLGIF, encoded by the coding sequence ATGGCGCCCCGTAAACCCGAAAATGAACGTAAAGTAAATTCATTCAGACCCTTTGGGAAAATTGCCAGTCATGTTGACCCCATGGTACTGTACACATTCCTGGGCCTGTTTGTTGCAAGCCTTATCCTGCTTGCCTTTCAGATGGATGTAAAGGAAGATTGTACCAACACCAATATTGTACTCAGCCATAAACAACACAGCACCGGTAAAGCATATACAGTGGGAGAAGTCATTACCTTCCATGCAGAAAGTGCAGATAAAAAAAGTACTGATTTCACCTGGGAGTTTGGTGATTCCTCCGCCAATGTAGCCGGACCACAGGTGTATCATGCTTTCAACAAAGCAGGCAGCTATCGGGTAACGCTTACATCCGGTAAATGCAGCTGGAATAAAGAAGTAATTATTGTAACGGGCATTTCCGAAACACCTGTGAATACCGCTGCCGATATATTCCCCGTGATAGAAGGACCAGCAGAAGCACTTGCCGGCAGGGCCGTCACCTTCGTTAATAAAACACCCAATGCACGCAGCTGGAGCTGGCGGCTCGTACAGGATAACGCTGAAACACATACGAATTCATCCGTTACTTATACCTTCTCCACTCCAGGCGAAAGAACGTTGTCACTCATCATCAACGATGATAGCAGTCACATGGTGTTGAAACACATCAGTGTATTCCCCGGAAAAGCGGCAGCACCCGCCAGTGATAATTACACACCGGCTCCTTTCCCTGTAGATGAGCCAGCAGCAGCACCTATACCGGCAGCGCCCGAAAAGCCAAGGGTACCGGCGGTATCTGATGACGAGTTTCAATACATGCTTACACAGGTGACCAACAAGCAAAAAAATGCAGCCGACTTCTCAAAATATCTTTGTGATAACCTGGGTGCACGTGTATTGCTCAACGATAAAGAAACCGATAATTTTTCCCATTTCTGCTCCCGCATTTATGGTAAAAAGAAATTTAAAATAGAAAAAGTAAACCTGGTAAAAGATGAGAACGGTTGTGTAAAAGAAATCAGGATTATGTATGATAAGAAAGGATTTCTGGGAATTTTTTAA